The Parambassis ranga chromosome 14, fParRan2.1, whole genome shotgun sequence genome includes a window with the following:
- the ppp2cab gene encoding serine/threonine-protein phosphatase 2A catalytic subunit alpha isoform gives MDEKAFTKELDQWIEQLNECKQLTEGQVKTLCEKAKEILTKESNVQEVRCPVTVCGDVHGQFHDLMELFKIGGKSPDTNYLFMGDYVDRGYYSVETVTLLVALKVRFRERITILRGNHESRQITQVYGFYDECLRKYGNANVWKYFTDLFDYLPLTALVDSQIFCLHGGLSPSIDTLDHIRALDRLQEVPHEGPMCDLLWSDPDDRGGWGISPRGAGYTFGQDISETFNHANRLTLVSRAHQLVMEGYNWCHERNVVTIFSAPNYCYRCGNQAAIMELDDTLKYSFLQFDPAPRRGEPHVTRRTPDYFL, from the exons atggacGAAAAGGCTTTCACGAAGGAACTTGATCAGTGGATCGAGCAGCTCAACGAATGCAAGCAGCTGACAGAGGGACAAGTCAAAACACTGTGTGAGAAG GCAAAGGAGATTCTGACAAAGGAGTCAAACGTCCAGGAGGTGAGATGTCCGGTAACAGTGTGCGGAGATGTGCACGGCCAGTTCCATGATCTCATGGAGCTGTTCAAGATCGGAGGGAAGTCTCCTGACACAAACTACCTGTTCATGGGAGACTATGTGGACAGAGGGTACTACTCCGTAGAAACCGTCACTTTACTAGTAGCACTTAAG GTACGCTTCCGAGAGCGCATCACAATCCTCAGAGGGAACCACGAGAGCAGACAGATCACACAAGTATATGGCTTCTATGACGAGTGCCTAAGGAAATATGGAAACGCCAACGTTTGGAAATACTTCACAGACCTGTTTGATTACCTCCCTCTCACTGCCTTGGTGGACTCTCAG ATTTTCTGCCTTCACGGAGGCCTGTCACCGTCCATAGATACGTTGGATCATATTAGAGCGCTGGACCGTTTACAGGAAGTGCCACATGAG GGTCCCATGTGTGACCTCCTGTGGTCAGACCCTGATGACCGCGGCGGCTGGGGCATCTCTCCCCGAGGAGCCGGCTACACATTTGGTCAGGACATCTCCGAGACGTTCAACCATGCCAACCGCCTTACACTGGTGTCCCGTGCCCATCAGCTGGTTATGGag GGCTACAACTGGTGCCACGAGAGGAATGTGGTGACAATATTCAGTGCTCCAAACTACTGCTACCGCTGCGGCAACCAGGCAGCTATCATGGAACTAGACGACACCCTCAAATACTCCTT CCTGCAGTTTGATCCCGCGCCTCGCAGAGGGGAGCCTCACGTCACTCGCCGCACCCCCGACTACTTCCTGTAA
- the skp1 gene encoding S-phase kinase-associated protein 1 — protein sequence MPTIKLQSSDGEIFEVDVEIAKQSVTIKTMLEDLGMDDEGDDDPVPLPNVNAAILKKVIQWCTHHKDDPPPPEDDENKEKRTDDIPVWDQEFLKVDQGTLFELILAANYLDIKGLLDVTCKTVANMIKGKTPEEIRKTFNIKNDFTEEEEAQVRKENQWCEEK from the exons ATGCCCACAATAAAACTACAGAGCTCCGATGGAGAAATCTTCGAGGTGGATGTTGAGATAGCCAAACAGTCTGTCACCATCAAGACCATGTTAGAAG ATTTGGGAATGGATGATGAGGGTGATGATGACCCAGTTCCCCTCCCTAATGTGAACGCTGCCATCCTGAAGAAg gtGATTCAGTGGTGCACTCATCACAAAGacgacccccctcctcctgagGATGATGAGAACAAGGAGAAGAGGACGGATGACATTCCTGTATGGGACCAGGAGTTCCTCAAAGTGGACCAAGGCACCTTGTTTGAACTCATTCTG GCCGCCAACTATTTGGACATCAAAGGCCTATTAGATGTCACCTGCAAGACGGTGGCCAACATGATCAAAGGCAAGACCCCAGAGGAGATCAGGAAGACCTTCAACATTAAGAATGacttcacagaggaggaggaagcccAG GTACGCAAAGAGAACCAGTGGTGTGAAGAGAAGTAA